GGCGGCGCCGAAGCGCCGCCCCCGCACGCCCCGCCGCACGCCCCTTGCGCCGCGCCGGCGCAAGACCGTGGTCGCGGCCGATGGCGAGGCGCTTCCCGATCTCGCTCTGCCTGGCGCCCCGCAGCCGGAACTGTTGCCGCTTGAGCCGCCGATGTCCGCCGCGCCGCCCGCCATGGCCGCGCCGCCGGTGCCCGAGCCCGTCGTGGTGAACGTCGAGACCGGCACACCCGATATCGTCGCCGATACCCCCCCCGAGGCGCCGCGCAAGCGCGGCTGGTGGCGGCGCTGATCGTCATGGGGGGATAACGGATCGTCGCGGCGGCGGCGGATGGCGGGACAGAGATGACAGATGACGGCGATCGTCATAAGTTGACGGCCATGTCAGCGTCACCCCATGCCGATCTTAGCCCCACCGGTCGCGCGACCCGCGCTGCCATCACCGATGCGGCAGAGCGGTTGTTTCGCACCCTCGGCTATCAGAAAACCACGGTCGCCGATATTGCCCGCGAACTTCATATGTCGCCGGCCAATGTCTATCGGTTCTTTGCGAGCAAAGCGGCGATCAATCAGGAAATCTGTGCGCGCATTCTCGCCGGCCTCGATGCCGCGGCCTGGGAGGTGGCGCGCGGCCCCGGTAGCCCGCCGGAGCGCGTGCGCGCGCTATTTCATCTTCTGCAGCGCGAGACCGAAGATCGGTTTTTCAAGGAACGGCGGATGTATGACATGATCGCCGCCGCCTTGCAGGAAAACTGGCCGATCGTCGGTGCGCATATCCACGAGATCGACGCCGCGTTTCGTCACATCGTCGATGAGGGACAGGCGCAGGGGGTTTTCGCCCGCCTCGACGGCGAGGATGTCGTGCGCTTTCTTCATGGCGCCTGCGCGATTTTCACCCATCCCGCGATGGTCGAGAAGTGCCTGGCGATGGACGAAAATCTCGCCGCGATCGCCGAACGCACGGCCAATTTCTGCCTGCGTGCCTTGCGCCCGGACGGGTCGCCAGAGTGATGATTGTTTTCTGACGATTATTGACAAACGTCATTTAATCAGCCAGGCTCGCCGCGTTGCCCGGAGAGAGCCCATGCCCGTCCCCGTCCGCCTTCCGCCGCTCGCCGTTTTGATGCTGCCCGCGCTGCTGCTTGGCGGCTGCTTCGAGCGGACGGTGGCGCGTGTCGAGCACACGCCACGCCCGGTCGCGGTCGTTTCGGTCGCGCTCACCGCGGATGCCGAGACCAGGGACTATAGCGGCATTATCGCGCCGCGCCGGGCGCCGGCGCTGGGCTTTCGCGCCGGCGGGCGCATCGCCGAGCGCCTGGTCGATGTTGGTGCGCGGGTCAAAGCGGGGGATGTGCTGGCCCGGCTCGACCCGAAAGATCTGGCGCTCGCTGTCCGCAGCGCCGCGGCCGACCTCGCCGCCGCCCGTGCGCA
This portion of the Acidibrevibacterium fodinaquatile genome encodes:
- a CDS encoding TetR/AcrR family transcriptional regulator, producing MSASPHADLSPTGRATRAAITDAAERLFRTLGYQKTTVADIARELHMSPANVYRFFASKAAINQEICARILAGLDAAAWEVARGPGSPPERVRALFHLLQRETEDRFFKERRMYDMIAAALQENWPIVGAHIHEIDAAFRHIVDEGQAQGVFARLDGEDVVRFLHGACAIFTHPAMVEKCLAMDENLAAIAERTANFCLRALRPDGSPE